The following proteins come from a genomic window of Peromyscus eremicus chromosome 23, PerEre_H2_v1, whole genome shotgun sequence:
- the LOC131898628 gene encoding protein POLR1D-like — translation MEEDQELERKAIEELLKEAKRGKTRAETMGPMGWMKCPLAGTNKRFLINTIKNTLPSHKEQDHEQKEGSKEPGHSQDQKETSSKKHRSRSSKRGLHSARGSVGHSPPRKRSSRDKRDSRAGRR, via the exons GAAAGCCATAGAAGAATTGCTGAAGGAGGCAAAGCGTGGGAAAACTAGAGCAGAAACAATGGGACCAATGGGCTG GATGAAGTGTCCTCTTGCTGGTACAAATAAGAGATTCCTGATTAACACGATTAAGAACACATTGCCCTCCCATAAAGAGCAAGACCATGAACAGAAAGAGGGCAGCAAGGAACCCGGCCACAGCCAAGACCAGAAAGAGACCAGCTCCAAGAAGCACAGAAGCCGCTCCTCCAAGCGCGGCCTGCACTCAGCCCGGGGCTCCGTGGGCCACTCGCCCCCGAGGAAGCGCTCCTCCCGGGACAAGCGTGACTCGCGAGCCGGCAGGCGATGA